The sequence TACATTGTTATTTTACACAAACTTCGTTACGTAAGTTAATGATGCATAGCACGAAATTTTTCGACTGGCTCTTTCTTACTTTCACTTCACTTTCTTTGTGACCTTAAACTTCTTTTATCGATAATAATATTTGGCTTTTACATCATGTTGATTCGAGAATCATTACAAACAGTACCGGTttctgaaaatatgaaattactaTTGTTTTCATTCAACTGTTGATTCTATTTTTGTGTTCATCACATTTCTTCCAGAAGAAATTAAGTATGGAAATTCCTATTCCACCTgttttatgttcaatttttaaCGCAGCAATGCTGAGAGGTGGTAATCTAGAAACGCATCACCTATTTGGTCCATTATAAAACTATCTTGTTACATTCATTTCTTGTAGGGGCAGTTTGTGGACTAGTTcgcaaataaattgaattaattctaTCTAGTAGTGATACTTAAAactcttaaaaaaaataatctttaaaattgaaaagatCCACCGTTAGTACGAGTTGAAGTATGTTccaatagtttttaaaaaacaaaatgtttaactaaatatttttgtaacgaTCACttgcattaaaattttcataattaacgGCTCAGTAACTAACAAAGATAATAGCTTAAGCTAAATATAATACATTTTGCGAGATAAAAATGCCCAAAAATTCTTTAATAAGACGAACTTAAGGTAAAGGGAGGCTCTCTTGTTTTGGTACAAGAAATATGTAGCCAATATTGAGTTGCCCTTGCAAAATAACAAGACACTAAGTCCGGCCAATACGTGTCCAACGTGATTCTGACGTAACAAGTCAAATAATTTAGTGAAGCAGATGTTACAATATATAATCAGAATCTTCAGCTTCCTTCCTTACTCGACCTGTATCAGGTCTGGATATCCCTCTTGTAGAAATCGCACACCAGAAATTTATCATCGAATTTGAATTTCTCCTATATTTTACATGATTACAGCACTTTTCTATATTGGCCTTATAAAAATCAAGGTTTCCTTTGAGTTCCGAATTGGCAAGCTAAATATATCCAATTTAGTTCATTTTAGTAATGATGCTAATTGGTTTGAggtatatttatatacagtaCTTGTTTAAATAAGGTATCCACTCTCTTATTTTCTTACGGAAGCCCCGACTATGTCTTTGCTCTTCTTACCAGTTTTTCTGCTCCTTCTCGGGTCAAAATTCTTGGTTTTTCATTCTTTTCGCTCTTCACGTTCAGCTATAACGCGGTAAATGGCCTGcgtgaaatattttggtttgaAAAAATGCTAATTTGATCAGGCCTAGGGATCTgttcttttaaattataaatattttttcatacgtCCAACTTATAAGACATTTTAATGCTAGGGTTTATCTAACTAAtgtcaagaaaataaacaattttttgctcAAAAATCGTTTTAACGGCTGTTATTATTCAATCCCCATTTCTTCAGGAGTTGTATCTGTCATCTCTTGATTCAATTGacaaattttctgaaaattttatcccttaaaataaatgtatctttgtatgtttttaaatttttaataaatatactgtGTCCCTGGTATGTAAAAGGACtggaatgataaaaaatttgatttaatgtttttaaagtaCACCTTAATTGGTTAAATATTAGCTTCTaacaaaattttggttttttagaACAAAGTAtctggaaattttcaaaaactttttcgataactTTCCTTCATATTTGCCACTTTACTTTACAGTAAACTTGATATTTTCGAATTCttgatttttcaaaactcaaattatattaggaattggtttttaattaataaaaacttgaaattggATTCGAGTCGTTTCACCTGCCTCGAGACACATTATAGATGTTGGTGCGTTTTCAAATtgacaccctatatatatataaattaattatttaagcAGCTTGGAAGCAACGACAATGGAGGAGGACTAACtaatattttatcacaaattgATTTACCAGGATTATTACAAGGAATTAATagttttgtaaaattaattggAACATTTTGCACCCCTTGTGGGCAGGTAATTATATCACTTTTAaacaactgaaaatatttctcttttatctattttcattGTACATGAATCAGATAAAAACgatacataataaatttttgtgaaaaaataaactggaaagttttttagaatattatatcaaaattatccTTCTCGAAATGAACTATACAAAACGTTTTTCACAGTTtaccaaatttaaaacataataaaacaaagaaaattttattgaatggGCTTTATTGGTTTCAAACATTTTACGACatctttcttaaaaaataatttcttcgcgCATGAATGCATTCTAGAAAACCAATTCTTACAAACTTTTCGTAGCATAGGAAACCGTATTCCACCAATAACTCTTTGAATGTTGATTTCCAATTCCCCTATTTATCAACGTAGACAAGTAAcattacataacctcaaagaAAACAGTCCAATGAGGTTGGTTTTTAGAGTAAATTCTAATCATGACCCTACACCGTTCACCATAAATAATAACATTCTTATCATCATCGTTTTTCAAGACGTATTGACTCCGCCAGATCATAAAGTTCTCCAAAGATTAATTTTCTGTGAATATAATCGTGAGTTGGTGGAACATCTGCTTATTTAAGTAACCATTCAACCAAAAATTACTTTCAAACATGAACACAACTGTAAATGGAAGCTTAGCATCAGTATAAATTTTTGCTTCAACTTATACTCTGACACATCTCAGAACGGCgacaaattaattgatttggattttcttcaatgcTTTTTCCTATACAGGCGCTACAGCTTCCTTAGTACTTACTGTTCGATTTGAGCAACATACGCATCAGTGGAAGTAAACGTGGTCCGGAAATGATCCTTTATAAAGTAACTATCAGTAGTTAAATGGGATATCCATAGAGACGTACCTTAGTGGAACAGAGAATTGGATCGCTTGAGAAAACGGTTCATCAACGTAAAGAATACTGGCAATTGGGCGAACTTTAAGATGATAAGAATGCCAGAGGACGACAACTGCAGATTTTATGAGCAAGCGATGGAAACAACAGAGCATCTACTGCTGACCATGGCGCTAAAAAGTCTTAGGGTCTTTTCTGGGACGAGTCTCCATATTTTGAAAGCGGACCTATAAGGTGTAGATTCGTCTAGGTATAGGAACAAAGTGGATGCAATGCCAAAACATCATATGCGGATATGAAAGGGTCAGTTCCTACCATATATTCCACCATTTTGtcttcttatatattaaaatacttttaactCTATATTTCTGTACAGAATTTACCCATTATCAAAATTAAGTACTCGTTTCCTTATATCAACACTTTCATTCTTATGTATTCCTCAgtctttcatttcatttttaaattcttccaTAAAATTTAGAGACATTTGATGTATTTACGAAAATCTGTACAACAAAATGTACTTTAACTTTTCAATAAGTTTCagaacatcctgtataagtGATAATTATGACAAATACTTACTTTCCAGTTTGTTTACTTTAACAATCAACTCAAATTatggaatttatattataaataaaacatttccctttatccattttaaaaatgttgtaGGTATTGGACAATGTTATCCAAAATGTAACAAGTACCGCTTTTCGAATATTCGGTAGGGCTATTTTACAAGGAGGAGCTCTTGGCGGTAGATCGGGAGGAGGAGGCGGTGGAAACACAGTAAATGTAGTCCTCCCTACTTTCCCGCCAGACGAAGATGATTACGACGAAGACGAAACTAGTTCCGAAGTATcagaagaaacaaataaaaattcggCAACCGCAGCGACTAATCTACAATCGGATTTGATAACTGTGAGATACTAAATGTGTAGCATGGTATTCGTAATGGATAGTTTTATGTTAACATCCATCATTTGTGCCTTAGTTCGTCTTTGTTTGTGTGTTCTTTGTATTAACCACATACAGCTTCTGTAGTAaccaattatataaaaaaaattatgataaaatataattaaaagtgctacaaaacaaataaatgtatttcaaatttattttgcaaaattataACTATTGGAAagctattaattattatcaaatttgtttatgtttatctTTGTTTCAGTCTATTTTGTCTGTGTGTTTGTAAATTGATATCCGTCTTTATCTCcatctttttctttgtctaaTTCTTTCGTCCTTGTCATTATTCCCGTCTTTGTCTTAGTCTCAGTCACTATTTTTGTTCCTATATTTCTCTCTTTCTTCATCTCTCTCTTGGTTTTTGTATTTGTCATTGTCCCTGTTTTTCCTTTGCCTCTATCTTAATCTCTCCCTCTATACATTTCTCTCTTTCAATGTCTCTATTTTTGTCTCTGCCATTGTTCGTATCATTTTTATCTTTGTCTCAAATTTGTTCTTTGTCTCTAACTGTCTTCCTTTgtttttgtctttattttagTCCTCGTCTTTTTGTCCCTGTGTTTGTCTCTATGTTCATATCTGTTTTTATCtctatctttttctttgtttctttttgtctcTCTATCTTTTTTGTCTTTATCTGTATCATTCTTATTTGTTCTCTCGTCCTTGTCTATATTCCTATCATTGTCTTAGCCTCTATGTCGGCCTTTTTTGTCTCTCTCCTAGTTTCTGTCTTAGTGATTGTCTCCATCTCAACAtctatcttttttcttttttgtctgTACCTCTTCACTTTTGTCTTTGTTTTCGTCTCTTTTTTCTAGTATTTGTTTTTGCCTCTGTCTGTGATTCCGTCTTTACTCTGcttgtttttgttgttattgttacTGTCCTTGTTTTTGTTGTAGTATTTGTCTTGTCTCATTCTgtctatatttctatatttgtctttttttctgTTCTTAATGTCGTCCTCAATTTGTGTGTGTTGTTTATCATTATCTCTGTCTTAGTTTCTCTCTTTGatagttcatttttttatttatgtccCTTCCTCCTTTAGTTTCTGTATTTGTCTCGGTCTTAGCCTCTCCCATTGTTTCTGTATTCGTTTCTTCTTTATGTTTCTTTTGGTTTCTGTCTTTGTAATTGTCAATATCTATGCTTTTGTTTTagtctatattttttattctcactTCTATCTTTGTATCTGTCTACATTTTTCCTAATCTTTGTCTTGGTCTCATTCTTTTTCTCTGTCTTCTACTCTCTGTTTGTCTCTCTTGTTGTCTTTATCATTGTTCATGTCTTTGATTCTGTATTAGTCTTTGTCTCTATTAGTCTATCTCTCTGTTTCTGTATTTGTCTTTATCTCTCCCTTACTTCGTTTCTGCCTTTTCTCCGCCTTTACCTTTATGTTTGTTTTGGTCTTCATCTCTgcttttgttttaatatctgATTTTCCTTTAACTATATCTTAGTCTCTCACTTTGGGTTTGTCTTCTCGTCTCTGCTTTTTTTGGTTCCTATCTTGATTTCTGTCCTAGTCTCTATCTTATTTCCTCTCTTTGTTTATGTATTCGCCTTTTTCTTCGTCTCTTTCTTGGTCTCTATCTACGCAATTGTCTCTATTTCCATCTTTATCtagatttctatttttgtttttgtcctCATTTTTGCTTTTGTATCTGTTTCTAATTTGTCTTTGTCTTCATTTATCTATTTGTTGCTTTATTGTCACATTTTATATTGACAATTATGATATCATTTGACATTATTTCCAACTCTTTATTTGATCATCTCTCAATAGATAAACCAAATCAGAAACTTCCTAGCAATTTTATCCTAAAAGGATACATTTTAAAAACGATTCATAACCTCTAAAGCTATAACTTGATCCAAAAAGTTAGTTAGAAGAGCAGACGTAAACATACTACACTAAAGAGAAATCGTATTGGAAATACTTCCAGACTTCCACCacataaattgtttttagaagAATTATATTCTATTACATAATTTGCTAAAACTTAATTCACAACGATACACATTAGCTATAAATTACATACACTATccatattggaaaaaattgaagtcaATCTGATACAGACTAAATCCAAGTCTGCATCTTTCGTGGATCACTTCCAAATAAAGTTATTTTCGTTGATGAAACTATAATCATcattaacatattttcttttctcttgCAGTCTTCTCCGTTAGACGAAAACAACTTGATATCGAAGAGACACATAAGAGCCGTAGTAGACGACCAAGCACTAGCAGAATCAGCTCCTGAACCGGCGGATCTTGCAGACATAGAAGACGACCAAGATCGGAATAAGAGATTCCTACCTT comes from Diorhabda carinulata isolate Delta chromosome 8, icDioCari1.1, whole genome shotgun sequence and encodes:
- the LOC130897179 gene encoding uncharacterized protein LOC130897179 isoform X3 → MKCYVSLVCFLSVIVFVNSAPYNNNPGTQLQLGSNDNGGGLTNILSQIDLPGLLQGINSFVKLIGTFCTPCGQVLDNVIQNVTSTAFRIFGRAILQGGALGGRSGGGGGGNTVNVVLPTFPPDEDDYDEDETSSEVSEETNKNSATAATNLQSDLITSSPLDENNLISKRHIRAVVDDQALAESAPEPADLADIEDDQDRNKRFLPFGGGAGSGGSGNFLFDIVRNTADRAARMVGTVYRMVAGTQHFGWNPDSNTDKPQNSDYIAAQSSPAVQAQG
- the LOC130897179 gene encoding uncharacterized protein LOC130897179 isoform X2, which translates into the protein MKCYVSLVCFLSVIVFVNSAPYNNNPGTQLQLGSNDNGGGLTNILSQIDLPGLLQGINSFVKLIGTFCTPCGQVLDNVIQNVTSTAFRIFGRAILQGGALGGRSGGGGGGNTVNVVLPTFPPDEDDYDEDETSSEVSEETNKNSATAATNLQSDLITSSPLDENNLISKRHIRAVVDDQALAESAPEPADLADIEDDQDRNKRFLPFGGGAGSGGSGNFLFDIVRLVAGSGATEESDEKANAPDGAESEAQHKSVDAHYSEGIPGPVTRLLVIANRGLANLIQDLILRLAQTSEKLVNFKARLITSLI